The proteins below are encoded in one region of Hemitrygon akajei unplaced genomic scaffold, sHemAka1.3 Scf000052, whole genome shotgun sequence:
- the LOC140721214 gene encoding uncharacterized protein, producing MDKGGKLKRAAKRLKRILPGGSSREDDLDTGSKVPKQGQIESDVPMECGPAAEEEEQIQPRDSDVRDTDPDPGTGTSEATVCQLGSSLNTELSSPQEGAEPEFTISDLLAQGEEYRLYQLTKFYRDRLKQAIEEKVERLGWMLTKEGHFSRQENEKVTELTEKGNRPESSRLFLSLVMGKGSRARRAMWESFVMWRTELPKLDRILREIQELGPDPQKYMNIAQGLSELPTQLI from the exons atggacaaag GTGGGAAATTGAAACGAGCAGCGAAAAGACTGAAGAGGATTTTACCAGGCGGATCATCGAGGGAAGATGATCTGGACACGGGaagcaaggtaccaaagcagggtcaaattgagagcgatgtcccaatggaatgcggtccggccgcagaggaggaggagcaaattcagcccagagacagtgacgtcagagacactgatccggaccctggaaccggcacaagtgaggcgactgtctgtcagcTCGGAAGCTCATTGAACACAGAACTGTCAAGTCCCCAAGAAGGAGCgg agccagagtttacaatctccgacctcctggcacagggggaggaatatcgactgtaccaactgacaaagttctacagggacagactcaaacaagcaattgaagaaaaggttgagagactgggttggatgttgacaaaggagggacatttcagcagacaagaaaatgag aaagtcactgagctgacagagaagggaaaccggccagagagttccagactcttcctcagtttggtgatgggcaaaggctcccgggcccggagggcgatgtgggaatcctttgtgatgtggaggactgagttaccgaagttggacagaatactgagggaaatacaggagctcg gtcctgatccacagaAATACATGAACATCGCTCAAGGTTTATCGGAATTACCCACTCAGCTGATTG